One segment of Theobroma cacao cultivar B97-61/B2 chromosome 9, Criollo_cocoa_genome_V2, whole genome shotgun sequence DNA contains the following:
- the LOC18589154 gene encoding cyclic pyranopterin monophosphate synthase, mitochondrial: MRRYVSRITDWSMPFASWAYCEAAPKTYASCCAKTREDPLKDKDKRNPVSDMLIDGFGRMHTYLRISLTERCNLRCHYCMPAEGVELTPPPQLLSHHEILRLANLFVTSGVDKIRLTGGEPTLRKDIQDICLSLSALKGLKTLAITTNGITLARKLPMLKQCGVTSLNISLDTLVPAKFEFLTRRKGHQRVMDSINAAIDFGYNPVKVNCVVMRGFNDDEMCDFVNLTRDKPINIRFIEFMPFDGNVWNVKKLVPYSEMLDTVSKQFPSLKKLHDHPTETAKNFKIDGYMGTVSFITSMTEHFCAGCNRLRLLADGNFKVCLFGPSEVSLRDPLRCGVGDEELTEIIGAAVKRKKASHAGMFEISKTANRPMIHIGG; encoded by the exons ATGAGGCGTTATGTATCTAGGATTACCGACTGGAGCATGCCCTTCGCCTCCTGG GCGTACTGTGAAGCTGCACCAAAGACCTATGCAAGTTGCTGTGCTAAGACTAGAGAGGATCCGTTAAAAGACAAAGACAAACGCAATCCAGTTTCTGATATGTTGATTGATGGGTTTGGAAGGATGCACACTTACTTGAGAATCTCCTTGACAGAACGCTGTAATCTACGATGTCACTATTGTATGCCTGCAGAGGGAGTGGAGCTTACTCCTCCTCCCCAGTTACTCTCCCACCATGAAATTCTTCGTTTGGCTAATCTCTTTGTTACTTCTGGAGTCGATAAGATTCGTCTCACCGGTGGTGAGCCCACACTTAGAAAAGATATTCAAGACATTTGCTTAAGCTTGTCCGCCTTGAAAGGACTTAAGACTTTGGCAATCACCACCAATGGTATCACTCTTGCCAGAAAACTTCCAATGCTTAAACAATGTGGGGTTACTTCTCTCAATATCAGCTTAGACACGCTTGTCCCTGCAAAATTTGAGTTTTTGACTAGGCGTAAGGGCCATCAGAGGGTCATGGACTCCATTAATGCTGCCATTGACTTTGGCTACAATCCTGTAAAA GTCAATTGTGTTGTTATGCGTGGATTTAATGATGATGAGATGTGTGATTTTGTCAACCTCACACGTGATAAACCCATTAACATTCGCTTCATTGAGTTCATGCCTTTTGATGGAAATGTCTGGAATGTCAAGAAACTTGTGCCATACTCGGAGATGTTGGATACAGTG TCAAAGCAATTTCCAAGCCTAAAGAAGTTGCATGATCATCCGACAGAGACAGCCAAGAATTTCAAGATAGATGGCTACATGGGTACTGTTTCTTTCATTACATCCATGACTGAGCATTTTTGTGCTGGTTGTAATAGATTGAGACTTTTAGCTGATGGCAACTTCAAAGTATGTCTCTTCGGTCCTTCAGAG GTTAGCTTAAGAGATCCTCTTCGTTGTGGTGTTGGTGATGAGGAACTTACAGAAATAATTGGAGCAGCG GTTAAGAGGAAGAAAGCTTCACATGCTGGGatgtttgaaatttcaaagacAGCAAATAGACCTATGATACACATCGGTGGCTAA